CACATTAATACGCTCATCCTTTTCCTCGCGTCGTTCCTGGAACTTCAGGTCAAACTCGGCCTGTACGGTCGCGAGCTCGTCGAGGATAGGTTTAATGGTAGTTTTGGTCACGTCCGAGGCGTACTCGGGGCGACGAAAATCGTTAAGCATACTCTTGATGGCGGCCGACTCCTCGCCGTGGGCAAATTTGGTCAAGCTCAATCCACCGTAGGTTTCCAGCTTAGATAGCAGGTGCGTTGCCGCCTCCACCATCGAGCTATCAGAAGAAAACGTAAGGGCCAGCGTGGTGTAGTAGCACCATTTTACCAGCCTATCGCGATCGATATCCAGCGTAACAATGGGGTTGGTGAGCATGCTCTTACCATCCTTTTTAAACCCATCGTCGTACTTGGTAAATAACGTAGATAACCCAACAAACAAGGGCGACTTGGTCACCGTTGTTGCCCCATGCTCCTGCGCATGGGCGATCGTCTGCGAGGCGTACTCGTAGAGCTCGGAGGTGTTCATCTTAGTTACCGCTGCATTCATAACTGTAAGTTTTAGATAAAATGCATTGTCACATATGGTATCAAAGTAAAGCTGCCTGCACGTGGGCTTCGGGCTGTGCTGGCCCGTTGCCGGTTGGTTACCGCTTCTGCGGGCGGTCTCCTAAAGCCTACCTGGCGGCTGGCCACCAGAGGATGCGGTACGCCTCTTTCTGGAGGTTTTGTCCAAACCGAGCCGTTCGGTCGGCTCACTTCTGTAGGAAAAATGGTCGCCAACGGCTCCGTGATCACTTTTCCTGCAGGATTTGCCCTCCCGGAGTGCTCCGTGATCACTTTTCCTGTAGGATTTGCCCTCCCGGAGTGCTCCGTGATCATTTTTCCTGTAGGTTTTGCCATCCCGGAGTGCTCCGTGACCACTTTTCCTGTAGGATTTGTCCTCCCGGAGTACTCCGTGATCATTTTTCCTGTAGGATTTGCCATCCCGGACGGCTCCGTGATCATTTTTCCTGTAGAAGTGAGCAGACCGAACGGCTCCGTCACCTCACTTCTGTAGAAGTGAGCCAACCGAACGGCTCCGCGAGCTCACTTCTGCAGAAGTAACCTCACCGAACGCGGC
This is a stretch of genomic DNA from Alistipes sp. ZOR0009. It encodes these proteins:
- a CDS encoding DUF6261 family protein, giving the protein MNAAVTKMNTSELYEYASQTIAHAQEHGATTVTKSPLFVGLSTLFTKYDDGFKKDGKSMLTNPIVTLDIDRDRLVKWCYYTTLALTFSSDSSMVEAATHLLSKLETYGGLSLTKFAHGEESAAIKSMLNDFRRPEYASDVTKTTIKPILDELATVQAEFDLKFQERREEKDERINVDAAYTLRGELEVAIRKFRLQVSGNALADPTSEWSKVDSVLQQLDAEYTQKLRTKSTLRAKQKEKK